One region of Streptomyces rishiriensis genomic DNA includes:
- the cobN gene encoding cobaltochelatase subunit CobN yields the protein MSTVLLLSTADTDLLAARAAAGVSYRIGNPTRVDVEQELPGLLDGADIAVVRLLGGKRAWEDGLAALAASGVPTVLLGGEAVPDAELMAESSAPAGVVAEALRYLVEGGPANLTELARFLSDTVLLTGEGFVEPQKMPEFGVHGERALVEGRPTVGVLFYRAHELSGNTAFVDTLCDAVEARGANALPVYCGSLRGADPGLYEILGRADTLVATVLAAGGTHASEASAGGDEEAWDIGALADLDVPVLQGLCLTSSKSAWEESDAALSPMDAAMQVAIPEFDGRIITVPFSFKEQGPDDVPVYIADPERAGRVAGIAVRHARLRHKPNSEKKLALVFTAYPTKHSRVGNAVGLDTPASAVRVLDALRDAGYGVQGHPDNGDELIHRLINAGGHDVEWLTEEQLAAAPARVPLADYRAWFDKLDRKLRDAMLEAWGEPPGSLYVDGDDIVLASLEFGNVVVMIQPPRGFGENPIAIYHDPDMPPSHHYMAAYRWLENSFGADAIVHMGKHGTMEWLPGKGLGLSGGCAPDAVLGDLPLVYPFIVNDPGEGTQAKRRGHATVVDHLVPPMARADTYGDLAKLEQLLDEYALVSDLDPTKAPAVRAQIWTLVKAAELHNDLHVDEQPGDDDFDSFVMHIDGYLCEIKDVQIRDGLHILGGGPVGEARVNLVLAVLRASQVWGGQANALPGLRAALAAHFGLVEKELLAEPGAPVKVPVELTDLVEGPARTGADAVDLLEQLCRRIAEGAEERAWAVSESRALVREVLGTELPEAVAVLEFACAEVVPRLARTTDEIGHILKALDGGYVPAGPSGSPTRGLVNVLPTGRNFYSVDPKAIPSRLSWEVGQSLADSLVQRYLQDTGEYPKSVGLTVWGTSAMRTQGDDIAEILALLGCRPVWDDASRRVTGFEVVPLDELGRPRIDVTVRISGFFRDAFPHVVGLIDDAVRAVAELAEPAESNFVRAHVDEDAAGHGDRRRATARIFGSKPGAYGAGLLPLIDARNWRSDADLAEVYAVWGGYAYGRGLDGRAARGDMETAFKRIAVAAKNVDTREHDLVDADDYFQYHGGMVAMVRHLTGANPEAYVGDSAVPDQVRTRTLGEETHRVFRARVVNPRWMAAMRRHGYKGAFEMAATVDYLFGYDATAGVVDDWMYEKLSAEYVFDAENRDFMKKSNPWALRGITERLLEAADRGLWAEPDADTIERLRATYLELEGDLEGDEK from the coding sequence ATGAGCACAGTGTTGTTGTTGTCGACCGCCGACACCGATCTGCTGGCGGCCCGGGCCGCCGCCGGCGTCTCGTACCGGATCGGCAACCCGACCCGGGTGGATGTCGAGCAGGAGCTTCCCGGGCTGCTGGACGGCGCGGACATCGCCGTCGTACGCCTGCTCGGCGGCAAGCGGGCCTGGGAGGACGGGCTCGCCGCGCTCGCGGCGTCGGGGGTGCCGACCGTGCTGCTGGGCGGCGAGGCCGTGCCCGACGCGGAGCTGATGGCCGAGTCGTCGGCGCCCGCCGGTGTGGTGGCGGAGGCGCTGCGCTACCTCGTCGAGGGCGGGCCGGCCAACCTGACCGAGCTGGCCCGGTTCCTCTCCGACACGGTGCTGCTGACCGGTGAGGGGTTCGTGGAGCCGCAGAAGATGCCCGAGTTCGGCGTCCACGGCGAGCGCGCCCTCGTCGAGGGGCGGCCGACCGTCGGGGTGCTCTTCTACCGGGCGCACGAACTGAGCGGGAACACCGCCTTCGTGGACACGCTGTGCGACGCCGTCGAGGCACGCGGCGCCAACGCCCTGCCCGTGTACTGCGGTTCGCTGCGCGGGGCGGACCCGGGGCTGTACGAGATCCTCGGCCGGGCCGACACCCTCGTCGCCACCGTCCTCGCCGCCGGCGGTACGCACGCCTCCGAGGCCTCGGCGGGCGGGGACGAGGAGGCCTGGGACATCGGCGCGCTCGCCGACCTCGACGTCCCCGTGCTGCAAGGACTCTGCCTCACCTCGTCGAAGAGCGCCTGGGAGGAGTCCGACGCCGCGCTCTCCCCCATGGACGCGGCGATGCAGGTCGCCATCCCGGAGTTCGACGGGCGGATCATCACCGTCCCCTTCTCCTTCAAGGAGCAGGGCCCGGACGACGTGCCCGTGTACATCGCCGACCCCGAGCGGGCCGGACGCGTCGCCGGAATCGCCGTGCGGCACGCCCGGTTGCGGCACAAGCCGAACAGCGAGAAGAAGCTCGCGCTCGTCTTCACCGCCTACCCGACCAAGCACTCGCGGGTCGGCAACGCGGTCGGTCTCGACACCCCCGCCTCGGCCGTCCGCGTCCTCGACGCGCTGCGGGACGCCGGGTACGGCGTCCAGGGACATCCGGACAACGGCGACGAGCTGATCCACCGGCTCATCAACGCCGGTGGCCACGACGTCGAATGGCTCACCGAGGAGCAGCTGGCCGCCGCGCCGGCCCGGGTCCCGCTGGCCGACTACCGGGCATGGTTCGACAAGCTCGACCGCAAGTTGCGCGACGCCATGCTGGAGGCGTGGGGCGAGCCGCCGGGCTCGCTGTACGTCGACGGGGACGACATCGTGCTGGCCTCCCTCGAGTTCGGGAACGTCGTCGTGATGATCCAGCCGCCGCGCGGCTTCGGCGAGAACCCGATCGCGATCTACCACGACCCCGACATGCCGCCTTCGCACCACTACATGGCGGCCTACCGGTGGCTGGAGAACAGTTTCGGCGCCGACGCGATCGTCCACATGGGCAAGCACGGCACGATGGAGTGGCTGCCGGGCAAGGGGCTCGGGCTGAGCGGGGGCTGTGCCCCGGACGCCGTCCTGGGCGACCTGCCGCTCGTCTACCCCTTCATCGTCAACGACCCCGGTGAGGGGACCCAGGCCAAGCGGCGCGGACACGCCACCGTCGTCGACCATCTCGTGCCGCCGATGGCGCGTGCCGACACCTACGGCGACCTGGCCAAGCTGGAACAGCTCCTCGACGAGTACGCGCTCGTCTCCGACCTGGACCCGACGAAGGCGCCGGCCGTGCGGGCGCAGATCTGGACGCTGGTCAAGGCGGCGGAGCTGCACAACGACCTGCACGTGGACGAGCAGCCGGGCGACGACGACTTCGACTCGTTCGTCATGCACATCGACGGCTATCTGTGCGAGATCAAGGACGTGCAGATCAGGGACGGGCTGCACATCCTCGGCGGCGGTCCGGTCGGCGAGGCGCGGGTGAACCTGGTGCTGGCCGTGCTGCGCGCCTCGCAGGTGTGGGGCGGGCAGGCGAACGCGCTGCCGGGTCTGCGGGCCGCGCTGGCCGCCCATTTCGGGCTGGTCGAGAAGGAGTTGCTCGCCGAGCCGGGTGCGCCGGTGAAGGTGCCGGTCGAGCTGACGGACCTCGTCGAGGGCCCCGCCCGTACCGGCGCCGACGCCGTCGACCTGCTGGAGCAGCTGTGCCGGCGGATCGCGGAGGGCGCGGAGGAGCGCGCGTGGGCGGTCTCCGAGAGCCGTGCCCTGGTGCGTGAGGTGCTCGGCACCGAACTCCCGGAGGCCGTGGCGGTGCTGGAGTTCGCGTGCGCCGAGGTCGTACCGCGGCTCGCGAGGACCACCGACGAGATCGGGCACATCCTCAAGGCGCTGGACGGCGGTTACGTCCCGGCCGGGCCGTCCGGCTCGCCGACGCGGGGGCTGGTCAACGTCCTGCCGACCGGCCGCAACTTCTACTCGGTCGACCCCAAGGCCATTCCCTCCAGGCTGAGCTGGGAGGTCGGGCAGTCGCTCGCCGACTCCCTCGTGCAGCGGTACCTCCAGGACACGGGCGAGTACCCGAAGTCGGTCGGCCTCACGGTCTGGGGCACCTCCGCGATGCGCACCCAGGGCGACGACATCGCCGAGATCCTGGCGCTGCTCGGCTGCCGTCCGGTGTGGGACGACGCCTCGCGCCGGGTGACGGGCTTCGAGGTCGTGCCCCTGGACGAGCTGGGCCGGCCGCGCATCGACGTGACCGTGCGCATCTCCGGGTTCTTCCGGGACGCGTTCCCCCACGTGGTGGGGCTGATCGACGACGCGGTGCGGGCGGTGGCCGAGCTGGCCGAGCCCGCGGAGTCCAACTTCGTGCGGGCCCACGTGGACGAGGACGCCGCCGGGCACGGCGACCGGCGGCGGGCGACGGCCCGTATCTTCGGCTCCAAGCCGGGGGCCTACGGGGCGGGGCTGCTGCCGCTGATCGACGCCCGCAACTGGCGTTCGGACGCGGATCTCGCCGAGGTGTACGCCGTCTGGGGCGGTTACGCCTACGGGCGCGGGCTCGACGGGCGGGCGGCGCGCGGGGACATGGAGACGGCGTTCAAGCGGATCGCCGTGGCGGCCAAGAACGTGGACACGCGCGAGCACGACCTCGTCGACGCCGACGACTACTTCCAGTACCACGGCGGCATGGTCGCCATGGTGCGGCATCTGACGGGCGCCAACCCCGAGGCGTACGTGGGTGATTCGGCCGTCCCGGACCAGGTGAGGACCCGGACCCTCGGCGAGGAGACGCACCGCGTGTTCCGGGCCCGGGTGGTCAATCCGCGTTGGATGGCGGCGATGCGCCGGCACGGCTACAAGGGCGCCTTCGAGATGGCGGCGACCGTCGACTACCTCTTCGGCTACGACGCCACCGCCGGGGTCGTCGACGACTGGATGTACGAGAAACTCAGCGCCGAGTACGTCTTCGACGCGGAGAACCGGGACTTCATGAAGAAGTCCAACCCGTGGGCCCTGCGGGGCATCACCGAGCGGCTCCTCGAAGCCGCCGACCGCGGGCTGTGGGCCGAGCCGGACGCCGACACGATCGAGCGGCTGCGCGCCACCTACCTGGAGCTCGAAGGCGACCTGGAGGGCGACGAGAAGTGA
- a CDS encoding cobyric acid synthase has product MSGGLLVAGTTSDAGKSVVTAGICRWLVRQGVKVAPFKAQNMSLNSFVTTEGAEIGRAQAMQAQACRVEPTALMNPVLLKPGGEQSSQVVLLGKPVGEMTARGYHGGRQQKLLGTVLDCLAELRGTYDAVICEGAGSPAEINLRRTDIVNMGIARGARLPVLVVGDIDRGGVFASFFGTVALLSPEDQELVAGFLVNKFRGDVSLLEPGLEMLHGLTGRRSYGVLPFRHGLGIDEEDGLRVSLRGTVRESNTAPPVGEDVLRVAVCAIPLMSNFTDVDALAAEPGVVVRFVDRPEELADADLVVIPGTRGTVRALEWLRERGLAEAILRRAAEQRPVLGICGGFQILGEHIEDKVESRRGRVEGLGILPVRVRFAREKTLTRPVGEALGERVEGYEIHHGVAEVLGGEAFLDGCRVGGVWGTHWHGSLESDGFRRAFLREVAAAAGRRFVPAADTSFAGLREEQLDRLGDLIEQHADTDALWRLIESGAPQGLPFIPPGAPA; this is encoded by the coding sequence ATGAGCGGGGGTCTCCTCGTCGCCGGCACCACCTCCGACGCCGGCAAGAGCGTCGTCACCGCCGGGATCTGCCGGTGGCTGGTGCGCCAGGGGGTGAAGGTCGCGCCCTTCAAGGCGCAGAACATGTCCCTCAACTCGTTCGTGACGACCGAGGGCGCCGAGATCGGGCGGGCGCAGGCCATGCAGGCCCAGGCCTGCCGGGTGGAGCCGACCGCGCTGATGAATCCGGTGCTGCTCAAGCCGGGCGGCGAGCAGAGCAGCCAGGTCGTGCTGCTCGGCAAGCCGGTGGGCGAGATGACCGCCCGTGGCTATCACGGGGGGCGGCAGCAGAAACTCCTCGGAACCGTTCTCGACTGCCTCGCCGAGTTGCGGGGCACGTATGACGCGGTGATCTGTGAGGGGGCGGGCAGTCCGGCCGAGATCAATCTGCGGCGGACCGACATCGTGAACATGGGGATCGCGCGGGGCGCGCGGCTGCCCGTGCTCGTCGTCGGCGACATCGACCGCGGGGGCGTCTTCGCCTCCTTCTTCGGCACCGTCGCCCTGCTCTCGCCCGAGGACCAGGAACTGGTCGCCGGGTTCCTGGTCAACAAGTTCCGGGGGGACGTCTCCCTGCTGGAGCCGGGCCTGGAGATGCTGCACGGGCTCACCGGGCGGCGGAGTTACGGCGTGCTGCCGTTCCGGCACGGGCTGGGGATCGACGAGGAGGACGGGCTGAGGGTCTCGCTGCGCGGGACCGTGCGGGAGTCGAACACCGCCCCGCCCGTCGGCGAGGACGTGCTGCGCGTCGCCGTCTGCGCGATCCCGCTCATGTCCAACTTCACGGACGTGGACGCGCTGGCCGCCGAACCCGGAGTCGTCGTGCGGTTCGTGGACCGCCCCGAGGAACTGGCCGACGCCGACCTGGTGGTGATCCCCGGGACCCGGGGGACCGTGCGCGCCCTGGAGTGGCTCCGCGAGCGGGGGCTGGCCGAGGCGATCCTGCGCAGGGCCGCCGAACAGCGGCCCGTCCTCGGCATCTGCGGCGGCTTCCAGATCCTCGGCGAGCACATCGAGGACAAGGTCGAGAGCCGGCGCGGGCGGGTCGAAGGGCTCGGGATCCTGCCCGTGCGGGTGCGGTTCGCCCGCGAGAAGACCCTCACCCGGCCCGTCGGCGAAGCCCTCGGCGAGCGGGTCGAGGGGTACGAGATCCATCACGGGGTCGCCGAAGTCCTGGGCGGGGAGGCCTTTCTGGACGGATGCCGGGTCGGCGGCGTCTGGGGCACCCACTGGCACGGCTCGCTGGAGTCGGACGGATTCCGGCGGGCCTTCCTGCGCGAGGTGGCGGCCGCCGCGGGCCGTCGCTTCGTGCCCGCCGCCGACACCTCGTTCGCCGGGCTGCGCGAGGAGCAGCTCGACCGGCTCGGCGACCTGATCGAACAGCACGCGGACACCGACGCGCTCTGGCGGCTCATCGAGTCGGGCGCGCCGCAAGGACTGCCTTTCATTCCACCGGGAGCGCCCGCATGA
- a CDS encoding cobyrinate a,c-diamide synthase, with translation MLTSPSSVPRLVVAAPSSGSGKTTVATGLMAALTARGLAVSPHKVGPDYIDPGYHSLATGRTGRNLDAYLCGPDLVGPLFAHGANGCDIAVVEGVMGMFDGAAGEGELASTAQVAKLLRAPVVLVVDASSQSRSVAALVHGFASWDPEVRIGGVILNKVASDRHEELLREALESAGVPVLGVLRRVAQVDTPSRHLGLVPVAERRAAAVDAVAAMAAQVSQGCDLEALVALARGAGVLPGPAWDAAAALASSPPPPLPVPTPDPRSRPERSRPGTPDGLNGRVRVAVAGGPAFTFSYAEHTELLSAAGAEVVVFDPLRDEGLPEGTRGLVVGGGFPEVYAAELSGNEALRKEVAALAESGAPVAAECAGLLYLCRELDGQPMCGVLDATARMSERLTLGYRDAVAVSDSVLAVAGTRMRGHEFHRTVVEPGSGAAPAWGVLAPRRVEGFVERGVHASYLHTHWASEPGVARRFVERCRTS, from the coding sequence GTGCTGACCTCCCCGTCCTCCGTCCCCCGGCTGGTCGTCGCCGCGCCCTCCTCGGGCAGCGGCAAGACCACCGTCGCCACCGGGCTGATGGCCGCGCTCACCGCGCGGGGGCTCGCCGTGTCCCCGCACAAGGTCGGGCCGGACTACATCGACCCCGGGTACCACTCGCTCGCGACCGGGCGGACGGGACGCAACCTCGACGCCTATCTGTGCGGGCCCGACCTGGTGGGGCCGCTGTTCGCGCACGGTGCGAACGGATGCGACATCGCCGTGGTCGAGGGGGTCATGGGGATGTTCGACGGCGCCGCCGGGGAGGGTGAGCTGGCGTCCACCGCCCAGGTGGCGAAGCTGCTGCGGGCGCCGGTCGTGCTCGTCGTCGACGCGTCGTCGCAGTCGCGGTCGGTGGCCGCGCTCGTGCACGGGTTCGCCTCCTGGGATCCGGAGGTCCGGATCGGGGGCGTGATCCTCAACAAGGTCGCCTCCGACCGGCATGAGGAGTTGCTGCGGGAAGCGCTCGAGTCGGCCGGGGTACCGGTGCTGGGGGTGCTGCGGCGGGTGGCTCAGGTGGATACGCCGTCGCGGCATCTCGGGTTGGTGCCGGTCGCCGAGCGCCGGGCTGCCGCGGTGGACGCGGTGGCGGCCATGGCCGCGCAGGTTTCGCAGGGGTGCGATCTCGAGGCGCTGGTCGCGCTGGCGCGTGGTGCGGGAGTGTTGCCGGGTCCGGCCTGGGATGCGGCCGCGGCGCTGGCCTCCTCGCCCCCGCCGCCCCTTCCCGTACCGACCCCGGACCCCCGCTCCCGGCCTGAACGGTCTCGTCCCGGAACGCCGGACGGCCTGAACGGGCGAGTGCGGGTCGCCGTCGCGGGTGGGCCCGCGTTCACCTTCTCCTATGCCGAGCACACGGAGTTGCTCAGCGCCGCCGGGGCCGAGGTCGTCGTCTTCGATCCGCTTCGGGACGAGGGGCTTCCGGAAGGGACCCGGGGGCTGGTCGTCGGGGGCGGGTTTCCCGAGGTGTACGCCGCCGAGCTGTCCGGGAACGAGGCGCTGCGCAAGGAGGTCGCCGCGCTCGCCGAGTCCGGTGCCCCGGTCGCCGCGGAGTGTGCCGGGCTGCTGTACCTGTGCCGGGAGCTGGACGGGCAGCCCATGTGCGGGGTGCTCGACGCCACCGCGCGGATGAGCGAGCGGCTCACGCTCGGGTATCGGGACGCCGTGGCCGTGAGCGACAGCGTGCTGGCCGTGGCCGGGACGCGGATGCGGGGACACGAGTTCCACCGGACCGTCGTCGAGCCCGGCTCGGGGGCGGCCCCCGCCTGGGGAGTACTGGCCCCACGGCGGGTCGAGGGTTTTGTGGAGCGCGGTGTGCACGCGAGTTATCTGCACACGCACTGGGCGTCCGAGCCCGGTGTGGCCCGTCGGTTCGTGGAGAGGTGCCGGACGTCATGA
- a CDS encoding cobalamin biosynthesis protein, with product MRADRLYAYGAATGLLGDLLLGDPRRGHPVAAFGRAAGAVERLLWRDHRGRGALHAVVCAGGAVALGAAAEQAVRRSPAATVALVSAATWAVVGGSSLVREARAVGRALEAGDVEAARERLPHLCGRDPQALDADGIARAVVESVAENTSDAVVGALVWGAVGGVPGLVGFRAVNTLDAMVGHRSPRYLRYGWAAARLDDVAGWPGARLTAVLAAVAGDDPRGAVRAWRADARRHPSPNAGPVEASFAGALGVRLGGTLSYGGRVEHRPVLNGAAGRPVAVRDIERAARLSRRVGLLALGVTVAARIAATRVVARNQPKGRTT from the coding sequence ATGCGTGCCGATCGCCTCTACGCGTACGGCGCCGCCACCGGCCTTCTGGGCGACCTGCTGCTCGGCGATCCGCGCCGAGGGCATCCGGTCGCCGCGTTCGGACGCGCCGCCGGTGCCGTCGAGCGGCTGCTGTGGCGGGACCACCGGGGACGCGGCGCCCTCCACGCCGTCGTGTGCGCCGGCGGGGCCGTGGCCCTGGGAGCCGCCGCCGAACAGGCCGTACGCCGTTCACCCGCGGCCACCGTCGCGTTGGTCTCCGCCGCCACCTGGGCCGTTGTCGGGGGCAGTTCGCTGGTCCGGGAGGCCCGGGCCGTCGGGCGGGCCCTCGAAGCGGGGGACGTCGAGGCCGCCCGGGAGCGGCTGCCGCATCTGTGCGGGCGGGACCCGCAGGCGCTGGACGCCGACGGGATCGCCCGGGCCGTCGTGGAGTCGGTCGCCGAGAACACCTCCGACGCCGTCGTGGGCGCGCTGGTGTGGGGGGCGGTGGGCGGGGTGCCGGGCCTGGTCGGGTTCCGGGCCGTCAACACCCTGGACGCCATGGTCGGTCACCGGTCGCCGAGGTATCTGCGCTACGGCTGGGCCGCCGCCCGCCTCGACGACGTCGCCGGATGGCCGGGAGCCCGGCTGACCGCCGTGCTCGCCGCCGTCGCGGGGGACGATCCGCGGGGCGCCGTGCGCGCCTGGCGGGCCGACGCCCGCCGCCATCCGAGCCCCAACGCCGGTCCGGTGGAAGCCTCTTTCGCGGGCGCGCTCGGGGTGCGGCTGGGCGGGACCCTGTCGTACGGCGGACGGGTCGAGCACCGCCCCGTGCTGAACGGCGCGGCCGGGCGGCCCGTCGCCGTCCGGGACATCGAACGTGCCGCGCGGCTCTCCCGCCGCGTCGGTCTGCTCGCGCTCGGCGTGACCGTCGCCGCGCGCATCGCCGCCACGCGCGTCGTCGCGAGGAACCAGCCGAAGGGGCGTACGACATGA
- the cobO gene encoding cob(I)yrinic acid a,c-diamide adenosyltransferase, whose amino-acid sequence MPQGQPSVVPDDGLTTRQRRNRPLVVVHTGVGKGKSTAAFGLALRAWNQGWPIGVFQFVKSAKWKVGEENALRVLGASGEGGSVDWHKMGEGWSWVQRDSQMDNEEKAREGWEQVKRDLAAETYKLYVLDEFAYPMHWGWVDTDEVVDVLRHRPGTQHVVITGRNAPKKLVGFADLVTDMSKVKHPMDAGQKGQRGIEW is encoded by the coding sequence ATGCCTCAGGGACAGCCGAGTGTGGTGCCGGACGACGGGCTGACCACACGTCAGCGACGCAACCGGCCGCTGGTCGTCGTGCACACGGGAGTCGGCAAGGGCAAGTCCACCGCCGCCTTCGGGCTCGCGCTGCGGGCCTGGAACCAGGGGTGGCCCATCGGGGTGTTCCAGTTCGTCAAGTCGGCGAAGTGGAAGGTCGGCGAGGAGAACGCGCTGCGGGTGCTCGGGGCGTCCGGGGAGGGCGGTTCCGTCGACTGGCACAAGATGGGCGAGGGGTGGTCCTGGGTCCAGCGGGACTCCCAGATGGACAACGAGGAGAAGGCCCGCGAGGGCTGGGAGCAGGTCAAGCGGGACCTCGCCGCCGAGACGTACAAGCTGTACGTGCTCGACGAGTTCGCGTATCCGATGCACTGGGGATGGGTCGACACGGACGAGGTCGTCGACGTGCTGCGCCATCGGCCGGGCACCCAGCATGTCGTGATCACCGGGCGGAACGCGCCGAAGAAGCTCGTCGGCTTCGCCGACCTCGTCACCGACATGTCCAAGGTGAAGCACCCGATGGACGCGGGTCAGAAGGGTCAGCGGGGTATCGAGTGGTGA
- a CDS encoding putative cobaltochelatase, with amino-acid sequence MSTPFPFTAVVGQDDLRLALLLNAVSPAVGGVLVRGEKGTAKSTAVRALAALMPALDVVSGCRFSCDPDSPDPACPDGPHEPGAFETRPARMVELPVGASEDRLVGALDIERALAEGVKAFEPGLLADAHRGILYVDEVNLLHDHLVDLLLDAAAMGASYVEREGVSVRHAARFLLVGTMNPEEGELRPQLLDRFGLTVEVAASREPDQRVEVVRRRLAYDDDPAGFAERWADEESAVRGRIVAARKLLPSVRLGDGALRQIAATCAAFEVDGMRADIVMARTATALAAWAGRTDVLAEDVRQAALLALPHRRRRNPFDAPGIDEDKLDETLEEFGGSDDEDPEPDPDGPGGGDGGGDGGEPPQSDGEGPADDDTAARPEADDSTASPQSGEGGEPQPAGAGAGEQSAVRAAEPFRTKVLSVPGIGEGAAGRRSRARTEHGRTTGARRPRGTLTKLHLAATVMAAAPHQRERGRSGRGLVVRRDDLRQATREGREGNLVLFVVDASGSMAARQRMSAVKGAVLSLLLDAYQRRDKVGLVSFRGTTADVALPPTSSVDAAAVRLESLPTGGRTPLAAGLLKAHDVLRVERLRDPARRALVVVVTDGRATGGPEPVALAGRAARLFAAEGTASVVVDCESGPVRLGLAGQLAGELGGSAVTLDELRADSIAGLVRDVQGTSRRAA; translated from the coding sequence GTGAGTACTCCTTTCCCGTTCACGGCCGTCGTCGGCCAGGACGACCTGCGGCTCGCGCTGCTGCTGAACGCCGTCTCGCCCGCGGTGGGCGGGGTGCTGGTCCGTGGTGAGAAGGGCACCGCCAAGTCCACGGCGGTGCGCGCCCTCGCGGCGCTCATGCCCGCCCTGGACGTGGTCTCCGGCTGCCGGTTCTCCTGTGACCCCGACTCCCCCGACCCCGCCTGCCCGGACGGACCGCACGAGCCGGGGGCGTTCGAGACCCGGCCGGCCCGGATGGTCGAACTGCCCGTCGGCGCCTCCGAGGACCGGCTGGTCGGCGCCCTCGACATCGAGCGGGCGCTCGCCGAGGGCGTCAAGGCCTTCGAGCCGGGGCTCCTCGCGGACGCGCACCGCGGGATCCTGTACGTCGACGAGGTCAACCTCCTGCACGACCACCTGGTCGACCTGCTGCTCGACGCGGCCGCGATGGGCGCCTCGTACGTGGAGCGCGAGGGCGTCTCCGTGCGCCACGCCGCACGGTTCCTGCTCGTCGGGACGATGAACCCCGAGGAGGGCGAGCTGCGGCCGCAGCTGCTCGACCGGTTCGGGCTGACGGTGGAGGTCGCCGCCTCGCGCGAGCCCGACCAGCGGGTGGAGGTCGTACGGCGCAGGCTCGCGTACGACGACGATCCCGCGGGTTTCGCCGAGCGGTGGGCGGACGAGGAGAGCGCCGTACGCGGGCGGATCGTGGCGGCGCGCAAGCTGCTGCCGTCGGTGCGGCTGGGCGACGGGGCGCTGCGGCAGATCGCGGCGACCTGCGCCGCCTTCGAGGTGGACGGCATGCGGGCCGACATCGTGATGGCGCGGACGGCCACCGCCCTGGCCGCCTGGGCCGGGCGCACGGACGTGCTCGCGGAGGACGTCCGGCAGGCCGCGCTGCTGGCGCTGCCGCACCGCCGGCGCCGCAACCCCTTCGACGCGCCGGGGATCGACGAGGACAAGCTCGACGAGACGCTGGAGGAGTTCGGCGGCTCGGACGACGAGGACCCCGAGCCCGACCCCGACGGGCCGGGCGGCGGGGACGGCGGCGGGGACGGCGGCGAGCCGCCGCAGTCCGACGGTGAGGGCCCGGCGGACGACGACACCGCCGCCCGGCCCGAGGCAGACGACAGCACGGCGAGCCCGCAGAGCGGCGAGGGCGGGGAACCGCAGCCCGCCGGTGCCGGGGCCGGGGAGCAGTCCGCCGTGCGGGCCGCCGAGCCGTTCCGCACGAAGGTGCTGAGCGTGCCCGGGATCGGTGAGGGCGCCGCCGGACGGCGCTCACGGGCGCGGACCGAGCACGGGCGGACGACGGGGGCGCGACGGCCCCGGGGCACGCTGACCAAGCTGCACCTGGCCGCCACGGTGATGGCCGCCGCCCCGCACCAGCGCGAGCGCGGGCGGTCCGGGCGCGGGCTCGTCGTGCGCCGGGACGATCTGCGGCAGGCGACCCGGGAGGGGCGTGAGGGCAACCTCGTGCTGTTCGTCGTGGACGCGTCCGGGTCGATGGCGGCCCGGCAGCGGATGAGCGCGGTGAAGGGCGCCGTGCTGTCGCTGCTGCTCGACGCCTATCAGCGGCGCGACAAGGTGGGGCTCGTCAGCTTCCGGGGGACGACCGCGGACGTCGCGCTGCCGCCCACCTCGTCGGTGGACGCCGCCGCCGTACGCCTGGAGTCGTTGCCCACCGGTGGGCGGACCCCGCTCGCCGCCGGGCTGCTCAAGGCGCACGACGTGCTGCGGGTCGAGCGGCTGCGGGATCCGGCACGGCGGGCGCTGGTCGTCGTCGTGACGGACGGCCGGGCCACCGGTGGACCCGAGCCGGTCGCCCTCGCCGGGCGGGCTGCGCGGTTGTTCGCCGCCGAGGGGACCGCGTCCGTGGTCGTCGACTGCGAGTCGGGGCCCGTGCGGCTCGGGCTCGCGGGGCAGCTCGCCGGTGAGCTGGGCGGCAGCGCCGTGACGCTGGACGAGTTGCGGGCGGACTCCATCGCCGGGCTGGTCAGGGACGTGCAGGGGACTTCGAGGAGGGCCGCGTAA